A region of Porites lutea chromosome 13, jaPorLute2.1, whole genome shotgun sequence DNA encodes the following proteins:
- the LOC140923153 gene encoding potassium voltage-gated channel protein Shal-like: protein MISNLGSIPAKSPYKRERRSSTLPRRQSSGYACLQGLKRRRPDAKVIFNVGGRRFVTWRNTLKRFPETLLGSEELVARFYDKDKKEYFIDRDPHLFRYILNYYRCGKLHRSFEDCNASFEEELQFYGITPQEIHECCFDDEHDQENHEGSKSSASDLKSTVEKPVNQSRLSRARNWMWVLLEGEAQSGLKAFVGMVIIYIVGLFILLSIFTTVYETVPCESEEKLCKERVRILDLLDVICVSVFSVEFSLRLIVCPSLTSFVKNPMNIIDLLSILPFYLTILLQSVVGSNLEAFVVLRVLRIFRVFKLTRHSKRLQRFGAAMVSCVTDLMSLMFVLIIAVVVFSSMMYFIERKAVDGKFTSIPDSMWYTIVTMITLGYGDMVPSTLLGQVVGAACCVAGVILVALPIPIIQEKDIFKKQMLSVYNVDDLQAKIKQMRKKAERTERPRDT from the exons ATGATAAGCAACCTAGGCTCTATACCAGCAAAGTCACCGTACAAAAGGGAGCGGCGTTCCTCAACGTTACCTCGTCGCCAGTCTTCGGGATATGCGTGTTTACAAGGACTAAAACGACGGCGCCCAGACGCCAAGGTCATCTTTAACGTCGGAGGCCGTCGATTTGTCACGTGGAGGAACACGCTTAAGCGTTTTCCTGAGACGCTTCTGGGTTCGGAGGAACTAGTAGCGCGCTTTTATGACAAGGATAAAAAGGAGTATTTTATAGACCGCGATCCACATTTGTTTCGTTATATCTTGAATTATTATCGCTGTGGGAAGCTGCATCGTTCGTTCGAAGACTGCAATGCTTCTTTCGAAGAAGAGCTACAGTTTTATGGAATCACTCCACAGGAAATTCACGAGTGTTGCTTTGATGACGAACACGATCAAGAGAATCACGAAGGAAGCAAAAGTTCTGCTTCGGACTTAAAGAGTACAGTTGAGAAGCCCGTAAATCAAAGTCGTCTATCTCGAGCGCGCAACTGGATGTGGGTGCTATTGGAGGGTGAAGCACAATCCGGTTTAAAGGCGTTCGTTGGCATGGTGATCATATACATTGTAGGGCTTTTTATACTCCTCAGCATTTTTACTACCGTCTACGAAACAGTTCCCTGTGAAAGCGAAGAAAAGCTTTGCAAGGAAAGAGTAAGAATTCTAGATCTTTTAGACGTCATTTGCGTATCTGTATTCTCAGTGGAGTTCTCTCTCAGACTCATAGTCTGTCCAAGCCTTACTAGCTTCGTTAAAAACCCAATGAATATTATCGATCTTTTATCGATTTTACCTTTCTATTTGACAATACTACTACAGTCAGTGGTGGGGTCGAACTTAGAGGCTTTCGTAGTTCTTCGAGTATTGAGAATTTTTAGAGTTTTCAAGCTTACAAGACATTCCAAACGCCTTCAAAGATTTGGTGCCGCTATGGTTAGCTGCGTGACGGATCTCATGTCGCTAATGTTTGTATTGATTATAGCAGTTGTTGTATTTTCAAGCATGATGTACTTTATTGAACGTAAAGCAGTGGATGGAAAGTTCACTAGTATCCCTGACAGCATGTGGTATACAATTGTGACAATGATTACACTTGG GTATGGCGACATGGTTCCTTCTACCCTTCTAGGCCAGGTGGTTGGAGCTGCTTGCTGTGTAGCGGGAGTAATCCTTGTTGCACTTCCAATTCCAATTATCCAGGaaaaagacattttcaaaaAGCAAATGCTCAGTGTTTATAATGTAGACGATTTGCAAGCGAAGATCAAGCAGATGAGAAAGAAAGCGGAGAGAACTGAAAGACCTAGAGATACATAA
- the LOC140923151 gene encoding potassium voltage-gated channel protein Shal-like, whose translation MLNTSISAGGLVRRNFSINNNKPQRNDRPRESIGSRSNKPAKRGSSISSTRDKRLTINVSGIKFQTWQSTLMRFPDSLLGSAEAMKQFYDEQRKEYFLDRDPYLFKFVLNYYRFGKLHFSQEDCPAAFEEELQFYGFSIYDVNDCCWEYCTHKEKGLLIEGDNDALEGETITCNGNLCAVHCEPKLTLRQKIWRTIGPSKTTKTGVIFHIIYGFFIFVSVLIASLETLRCGQKTCGEVYHSIFFTIESACVIVFTAELLIRFYVCPMKKKFMRDAMNIIDTLAILPYYITLIVTSFGVETSYIQILKVLRVIRILKLTRNSRRLRCLLLTLRRCAVDIVFLYCICLLAIILFGTAVYYVDIMGGDPQFSSIPESFWYTCVTLMTVGYGDVVPSSVLGKFVGSVCCVSGVVLLALPIPILQEKQVPCTLESVTSRKRRSPHKAVTECAECIGEKECLLTQTSGKNQDLENGFATRE comes from the exons ATGCTGAACACAAGTATTTCAGCTGGGGGACTTGTCAGGAGAAATTTCAGTATCAACAACAATAAGCCGCAAAGAAACGACCGCCCTAGAGAATCCATAGGTTCCAGAAGCAACAAGCCCGCAAAGCGTGGTTCGTCAATCTCGTCGACAAGAGACAAGCGTTTAACGATTAACGTGAGTGGAATTAAGTTTCAGACTTGGCAGAGCACGCTGATGCGTTTTCCTGATTCTTTACTGGGCAGTGCAGAAGCCATGAAACAGTTCTACGACGAGCAAAGAAAGGAGTATTTCCTCGATCGCGATCCATATCTCTTTAAGTTTGTTTTGAATTATTACCGATTTGGCAAACTACACTTCTCCCAAGAAGACTGTCCCGCTGCGTTCGAAGAAGAATTACAATTTTATGGCTTTTCAATTTACGACGTAAACGATTGTTGTTGGGAATACTGTACCCACAAAGAGAAAGGCCTACTTATTGAAGGCGACAACGATGCCCTTGAGGGGGAGACAATTACCTGCAACGGAAATTTGTGCGCCGTACATTGCGAGCCAAAACTAACTTTGCGGCAGAAAATTTGGCGAACCATTGGCCCTTCAAAGACTACAAAGACCGGCGTAATATTTCACATAATATACGGGTTTTTTATTTTCGTAAGTGTGTTAATAGCGTCTCTCGAAACTTTACGATGTGGTCAAAAAACGTGTGGAGAAGTTTATCACAGTATCTTCTTCACAATAGAATCAGCTTGCGTTATTGTATTTACCGCTGAACTTTTGATTCGCTTCTACGTTTGTCcgatgaaaaagaaatttatgcGGGATGCTATGAACATAATTGATACACTAGCCATTCTTCCTTACTACATCACACTGATTGTTACCAGCTTTGGAGTGGAAACAAGCTATATACAAATACTCAAAGTTTTGCGCGTGATTCGGATTCTGAAGTTAACGAGGAATTCGAGAAGACTTCGTTGCCTCTTGTTAACTCTTCGACGCTGCGCAGTAGATATTGTATTTCTCTACTGTATTTGTCTCTTGGCGATTATTTTGTTTGGAACAGCGGTTTATTATGTGGATATCATGGGAGGAGATCCACAGTTTTCAAGCATTCCGGAATCATTTTGGTATACCTGTGTCACCCTGATGACAGTTGG TTACGGTGATGTTGTTCCCTCGTCGGTCCTTGGAAAGTTTGTGGGGTCAGTATGTTGTGTCTCCGGTGTAGTCCTCCTCGCGCTCCCAATTCCCATACTTCAAGAAAAGCAAGTCCCTTGCACGCTGGAATCTGTGACATCACGAAAACGACGGAGTCCACACAAGGCTGTTACAGAGTGCGCAGAATGCATAGGGGAAAAGGAATGTCTTTTGACCCAAACCAGTGGCAAAAATCAAGACCTGGAAAACGGGTTTGCAACGAGAGAATAA